The DNA segment gtggccatttgaaaacgaaacagacgagattacagacgaaataaattttttcgatagaaatgctcggacaggtcgatttctgtttcgagggggacaacttaagatgtaggttacggacgcatagcgcttcaacccttgctactacaaccctcacccccaatttttgaatagggaagatggggtgagtgatacctcatttgaaaggtatttttatactgatttcagcacagtgattgttttatcattttatgcattagttctcgaaatattcttaactaaatatttgaaaataaagtggtgttttcatggcacttgtagtgtttttttgtgaaaaatcgacattttgagcttcaaaacaaccatgactgtggcttccttcctccaatccactgacatagaaatatttaatcaagatgtcgaacaaacaaagcgtattgcgaaggagctcaatcttgctgaaactcaatctaaattatcttcgatataatttgcagtatttccaataacatgcggtaacacttgatcgatagaaatctccaaaaagtccaaatacgtacatatctctaatcagattaccaggtaagaaaatcaaatcattaatgatgccacagaaatattccagtcccaattcgtgaaacgatttccgacttaattatgaagtgttttctcagttggcttcaataatgttttcattttgttgattattgaattcatatctttttcaaaaaaatgagaatcgataattttttatttattacgaacagatcattaagttggcttactggttctttgacatgtgaattattcttagttttgaatcgagacttgtatgtgttctaattcattgttcgacatggtttattcaattgcagagcgggtggaaataatttcacttttttttgcaaacaatcaatgtgcgaatagaaccgcagaattcttcaatcaacgacatttagatgaacatgttaataggaagtatgttttgaagctcaaaatgtcgatttttcacaaaaaaacactacaagtgccatgaaaacaccacttcattttcaaatacttagttaagattatttcgagaactaatggataaaatgaaaaaacaattactgtgctgaaatcagtataaaaatacctttcaaatgaggtatcactcaccccatcttccctattcaaaaattgggggtgagggttgtagtagcaatgcgtccgtaacctacatcttaagttgtccccctcgaaacagaaatcgacctgtccgagcattgctatcgaaaaaatttatttcgtctgtaatctcgtctgtttcgttttcaaatggccaccctgtataatccccAGAGTGTTAACAGGCCATCGTCGAAAGGCTGTCCTGCAGCTCTGTCTATCTATATCCAAACCCCAGCATTGTCCTCAAGGCTAGCTTTTGGGTCACGAAAATACTCTGAACATTAGCACTATTTCCCCAGAAAATGATACCATATGATAATAAGGAATAAAAAGGCGCATAATATATATTTGGTCATTTAGTCTTCAAATTCGTAAATAAcattaataatatttttcaattaatttcaatTATGAGTGATAATACAATAATTTGGTATTACTATGGGCGAAATACGTTCTCCTTAATCAGAAATTGTCCTTgcatgtgattgaaaaaaatagttcaaaaatctacaatttttggtattttcataaaattctaattattttgtaaaccgtacattttcgctgaactaatgttgATGTCATTCGATATTATGTGAtgtggtctactctatcgtggtgtgacatttgattcacaattttttgaacaccctgtataaaaatcaATTAGAACATTATCAACCTAGAATCTTATGTTGAGTTGTAGAATGAAATAGGTACTTAATATTAAATGTACCTACAATCCGATAATCGTTTTTCCAGAATATGCCATATAAATCGATAGAAATTCAATCTGAGATTATTCTTATGTAGACTACGAAACGTTactatacataattataatttcaaagttctttttttcagttcattgtcagtcaacaattttttctacttgatttgctcctgacaagtTAGTGCAAAAacttacgcaggagcaaatcggttatttcaattttttaattgattttgttccatagattgggagtgaaataaaataaataaaaaattcctTTATTCTAAATTTTTGACAAGCACATTAACTATACTCCATACACTTTCTTTTGAGAACTCGGTTGGCCGtgaattttctcaagtttttgtaactagaacggagtgaggttggcattcattaaatgtcgttaatgtcataacgcagttgccacaattaatatctattacaaaaatgccgaaagttatcGAAAAGGAGAGaacacagggtttcaggaattgCTATATTTTCAGATAGAAAAATGATACGCTACTGGCTTTTCCGACtacaaaaattactatttgaatccttatttaattttgagcaaattcggtctcttgactttttgctgtacgaggcactgTTTCCGGttaaaataataaaacacattctcatgcatgaagaaatttgatatggtaggtacctatatataataataataagactatgtatttttgctatatcaaattttggcgatttcttcatgcatgagaatgtgttttattattttaaccggaaacggtgcctcgtacggcaaaaagtcaagagaccgaatttgctccaaattgaatgaGTATTTAAATAGTAATTCTTATTGTCgtaaaaaccagtggcgtaaaattttttatctgaaaatattcagtctcgctgcagtacggacgccactggaagaatagaaaagaaatgatattatgcaaaaagttttccttgacgctcaaaacccatgtctcaaatttcataaaaatatttcaagcagtgtgaaagttaacaataaaaaacatttttttttctataatttcaacaccccgtatctcggagaggaaacatttctcgacatatatttatatgacaaactggggcttatttttgatttagaatacgtggttaaaatttcttggttacgatctggaccagcctgtataaatagtacgaaaatgtaatGTAATGGAAATTTAAAACATTCACTCTGTATACAGAGTGGAAAGAGCTGTGTAGGTGTAGCTGATTAGCTACACCTTACAATATCTGATGAAATTTATATTGcaagttaattttttatttcaatataaaatGTCTCATATCTCCAAAAAGTAATTGCATGGTGCCGCAAATCAATTGATCAGAGAACTGTTGGTTATTAGTATTCGACAAATATTCATAGTCAAGTTTTTGTTTTGCCATTCTGTAGAATGTAGAAAGTACCTACCTGTGAGCAATGCACATCTTTCTTAATTTATGGATATTTAAGCTTCttattgttaaaatattgaaCCTTCCTACAACCCCGATAATTGGGGTAGATAGTTCTCCGGAGTCATTATCATATTCCAAGAAATTGCCGATCCATTGGTCAAGAAGATATTTTTGGAAGAGGGGGTAAAAATTATTTAAACCACTTTTCTTCTGAAAACATTTCAGTATCTATAAGATTTCAGAGCTTTAGGAGTGTTTAAGTGCAACTTCAATTCTGTGATTTGACTGAGTCCATCAAGGTGAGTAAActattttcaagttattgatTTATCTATCGAATATCACAAAATTTTTGTGTATCTGAGTCAAATTTATTGCAgttaaattttttccgattcgggtTTCATGTAAGTTCTTCGAAGTTCCAATTTTTTGGAATATCTATATTTGATGATATTTCGAGAGGAGTATGCATTTTCCTAAAAACTTGTCCCTGAATTTCATTGTTTCAAAAATTGCCTCTGTCGAATAGTATTTCATTGTCCACCTATACTTCAAATGAAATCGATTTTTTACATATTTCGCTTCTATTATAGTTATTTTCACGAACTGAATCAGAAATTTCAACTTCTGGGAACCATTGAATTCCAAAATAAAAGGGactgaaaattgatattttgaaatcaATGGTTTGAAGAAAATGACACCACTTTCTTTGAATTCAGCTCGTCAAAATACATGAGCTAGGTCTAGCAATTTTCAGCGCTAGAGTTATTTTATATTGTTGCATTAATGCGAAATTTTCAAATCACGAGAAATGAACACAAAAAAAACTGTTGCATAACTTTCTCTTTCGACCATTTATGAGATACATTTTGTCTGAACTCCTAAATTGTGATTCATGAAAAACTCTAAGCTGACAGATTCTCGAACTTGGGTCATATTTTGGGAATATCATACGATATGTCGAAACTGCTAGAAATTCTTTCGTTCAACATTTTGCCTACAAATATTCAGAATTTCAGTGTGTTGATTAattgataaataaaaatatttctttcttttTATCTAAAATCAATTATATACTATTTTTCTGACTTGATCAACATTCGTGAATGAACCTACACAATAGCTTgcaaaaaaactttttcaacaGAGCAGTCATTTAGGACTATTTATGAAGTAAATCTTTCAAGCGAAATCATGCGTCGATCGAAATAAGATCAAAAGATCAAATTAGCTCAGATACGAATAAGAAAGccaatattttaattttctgaAGTTAAAGCAGTGGCATACCTAATTTTTTTCACTGCAAGAAAATAACATTGTTTGTTTTGCACCTATATCTGGTCTGGATGCATTGAAGACGTGTACCAAATTTCCTGAATGAAGCAAAAACTAAAGCACactttttcatcaaaatttatAACCCTGTATCTCCGAAGTTAGCACAATAGTTAGCACCAGCGCTTGGCTTGGCTTGGCAGCCAGTTTTCCGCAAAGCAACCTAATACGGTTGCATTGataattaaaattaattaacCATTCATTCGATATATGATTGAAATAGGTGACTAATGAGGGCTTATTAGTTATTTACAATGTTTATTTTCTTAACACAAAGTTGCAGAAACGTTAATTGTAATTTGTAATTAAATGTTCCCATGAATTTCTGTCACAAATTCTGAATTTCCTCCTCATGACCGAGAAGTTAtgtttaaaattttcaacattttttcagaaaagttcATTAAATACATTGTGAAGAGTAAGACGAccactgaaacaatggataacAGCAGACTTCACCAAACCTTTGACTCATACGAAAGGCCTTTGGCTTCATCTACATTTATCGGGAATGAAAAGAAGAAACCATATAATGATAGTAATGCAAGAAATAAATACATGGAGTATGATGCATTCAGGGAAGGcaatgtaaaaaataaaataagtttCTGGGAGGAACATTCTAGGAAGTTCGCAGAAAAACATGGCTTTGTGGACGTCCCACAGAAGAAGATTGCgaaaacaaaattcaaactGGTGAAATCTGGAATTTATTCCTGCTCGGGCCCTCATCCAGGGTTCCATTTCATTAGCAGCGAAACAGTCACATCGACTGGATCCTCAGGATATATCACCACAAGCAATAGAGTCACATCAATCTCCACACCAACAAGTGAATCTGGGATTGATTCAAATGAGGAACAACATGTTGATGAAGATGTTGGGAAGTTTGATGAAGAAGCCAAATCTCAAGAAAATTCTGATACAGATATGGGTATTTATACGTCTTACGAAACAGAAAATGACATGAATGATTATTTTGAGACAGAGGAATCTGC comes from the Coccinella septempunctata chromosome 2, icCocSept1.1, whole genome shotgun sequence genome and includes:
- the LOC123308170 gene encoding uncharacterized protein LOC123308170, whose protein sequence is MDNSRLHQTFDSYERPLASSTFIGNEKKKPYNDSNARNKYMEYDAFREGNVKNKISFWEEHSRKFAEKHGFVDVPQKKIAKTKFKLVKSGIYSCSGPHPGFHFISSETVTSTGSSGYITTSNRVTSISTPTSESGIDSNEEQHVDEDVGKFDEEAKSQENSDTDMGIYTSYETENDMNDYFETEESAESTNEVDWNDPVDCKEEITQMTADFVTEVSQDDPTEVRPTRNLFLRIHRAASMYTKEIVLFYVFFRIAAIILSLLS